The Flavobacterium commune genome contains the following window.
ATAAAGTATTCTTATCAAAATTAAATTTTTTGTAACTTGATAAGTGTTTTTCACAACAATTAGGGAAAAGTTCAAAAAAGTTTTCTAATCTTTTTAAATTAATTTTATGAGCATTGCAACAGTTTGGGTATTCAACTGGAAAATTGTAATCATCTGGTTTGTTAATTTCAAAGGGATGGATAATGAAATTAGAAGCATCAATTTCAATAAAAGGTTTAATCATATTGAAGCAATATATCGTTACTATTCTTCTTACAATAATATGATTATTTTTTTGAAGTTATAATATTGACTTAACTATTTTTTTTATGTTTACGTCGCTTGATGTTATTACGGTATCTTTTATTTTAGTATTATTGAAATGAATGCCATTGTGTAAAAATATATCAGCAGTGATAATCCATTTAGAACTAATCTTTTCAATAAGATTTTCGCTGATTGAATAATTAATAAAAGATTTCAAGTCGCCAAATAATCCAGTCCAATTGATTTTATTGTCAGGAGGATTGCCAATGAAAGCATTTATAAAGTCATTTTTTGAATTAGGATCAATATGTTTTTCTCTTTCAAGTGCTTCAAATAGATCTGTTGCTTTCTTTTTTTTAGAAGCTCCAGCTTTTATTTTAAAAGTAGAAATAGGAGTAGTTGTTTTATTGTTATTTGAAATTTCGGAAGGTAATTTTAATAATTCTGATTGTAAACGCTTTATATAACCATTAATGAAGTAAGCAGAAAATTTAGGACTTAAAATTTTACTTTTTTTGGGAATGTATTTATAACTGTCGTAAGGGCAAAAGATGTTACATTTTGTGATTTCATCAAAAGCAATTAATACTTCTTTTGGATCATCAATTTCAATGATTTTTCTAATTCTGTCTACTATAACATCAGAAGTATCACCATTAATGAAATTATTTAAAAGCATTAATTCTTTTTTGATAACTGATTTTTTGTCTACTATATAGGTGGAGTTGAAACTAAGCATTGCTTCATAAATTGAATAGCTTAGTTCTTCAAAAAACAATTTTTGTTGGTGATTTTCAATTTCTTCTATTTTTTCGTCAGTTAGATTAAGTTTGTTAAGTTCATCCCATAAATCTTCTTTTGAAAAAACACTCCAGCCAGAGGCTGTTACAGTACAATTTAACCAAGAATTTATATAGTTTTCTCTAAGCTTGATAAAATAAATTCTATCTTCTTCATCTTGTATATAACTGTAATTAATTTCTGTTCGGTCAAACCATTTTTTTATATTGAATAGCAAAATATCATTAATGTAGTTTTCTATTGTTGAAATCATTAGGTTTAGTAATTCTTTAGCTATATCTAAAGATTCCACATTTTTGAAATTTGTATTGCATTTAGATAATTCCTCTGGGATAGCATTATAAGGGATATAAAAATAAAAATTGCAGTATTCTTCTAAATCGATACTGTCAAAATAGGCCTTATAATCTTTAAAAGGGAATTTTTTAGATTTTAAATTATTTTCTAAAATATCTAAAATATCAATATAAAGAACTTTTGCAATGATTTTATCTACAGGAGGAATCTTTATTCCTTTAGTTCTTTCAAGGAATTCATCATTATTTTCATCAGTTCTAATATTAAAAAGCCTAATTATACTATCGTTAAAAATAGTGACATTACTTACTGTTGACCAATTAAAATTGTAAAGCTCTTGAAGTTTGTTAGTGTATTCAGATAAAGAAATGTTTTCTTTATTTTGGAATTCATAGAAGCTTTCTAATGTATGAACAACTTTAACAAAACGCTCTTTAATAAATTCAGTCATATTTAGAAATCAAGTTTAATTCGGTTAGCAGCTTCCATTTTCTTTTCATCAATTATTTTGGCATAGACCTGGGTTGTTCTGATGTCTTTGTGTCCTAATAATTTTGATACTGTAAATATATCAGTTCCCAAAGTTAATTGCAAGGTGGCATAGGTGTGTCTAGCACAATGAAATGTAATAGTTTTGCTTATTCCAGCTTTCATTACCCATTGTTGTAATTTTAGGTTGTGCCAGGCACTGTATTTGAGTCCTTTGAATACTCTTTCTTCAGGTTCTCCTATTTCTTTTAATAAATCACGAGCTTGGTCTGAAATTGGCAATGTTTCTGCGCCTTTGGTTTTCTTTTGTCTGAAACGAATGTACCAACCGTAATCATTAGAGTGTTGTATCTCTGACCATACTAATTTGTTTATATCAGACCATCTTAAACCTGTTAGACAACTGAATATAAAAGCTGTTTTTAGAATTGGAATTTCACATTCGTATTTTAGGATGCTTTGTAATTCTTCGAGGGTTAGAAATTCTCTTTCGGTATCTCCTTGTGGTAAACTTTCTACTTGTTCGGCTGGGTTGGAGCGGATAATTCCGTCTTTAAAAGCTTGTTTTAAAGCTGCTCTAAATTTGTTGAAATAAGAATGTGCTGAATTATCAGAAAGGTTTTTATTGCTAGGTGTTTTAGCTGTTTTAGTTAAGTATTCTTTGAAGTCTGCCACAAACTTGCTATCAAGTTGTCCGAAAGAAATATCTTTAGGGCAAAACTTTCTTAAATGTTTGATGGTACTGTCCCAATTGTCATAGTTGCCTTTGCTTTCTAGTCGTTTTTCGGCTAAGGTTTCCATGTAGATAATAAAGAAACCTTTTAGTTTTTCTTGATCGTTGAATCCGTACATTCCGTTTTGGATTTCTAAATGTCTTTTAGAACGAATGCTTTCAGCCAAAGAAAGGATTTTTTTATTTTCGTCTTTTTGAGCTTGTGTTAATTTGCCTGTTTCAGGTTCCGGGATGAGGTACAGTCCTAAATATTCATACTCTCGTTTACCATTTTTATAGTAATCGAGATACAGGCTTATTTTTTTGCCTTTTTGTCTTTGTCTTAAAGTTACCTTCATGTTACCGTTAATTAAAAAGTTTATCTATTTGTGAACGCTCAATTATTTTCTTCCTCCCAAACTTGTGTGTTTGTAAATCCCCTCGTTTAATCATCCTATTTATTGTCCATCTACTAACCCCGATTAAATCGGCAGCATCTTGAACGCATAAATAGTTTTTGTTGGTTAGTGAGTTAGGGTTTGCAGTTGGCAAGGTTTGCAAACTTTGCATTGTTTGCTGTTGCTCTATTAAAGAGTTTTGAATTTTCTCTTCTTTGGCTTTTTGTTTGTAGTGTCTAGAATTACACTTTAGGCAACAATAGCGGGTTAATGTGGTTTTGGCTATATAAGCTTTTCCACAATAAGTACAGGTTTTCGGTATGGCCATATTACTACTCATAACGTGTTGCATTATGTTGCCTTATGTGGCGAAATGTAGCAATAGGTAGCATCATTTGACCAAGGTTGTTGTCATTGAGTTTTGGGCAACAAAATTATTCATAGGGCAACAATTGAACAACAAATATAACGAATAAAGTGTTAATTGGCAACAAATAAAAGAAGGATAATATTTGTAAAATCAATAAAAACAGGTGGTTAGTAATTAAAAGAAAGGTAATTACTTCCCGATACAAAAATTAGCAAAAATATTCCCTAATAATTCGTCGTTTGTAACCTGTCCGGTAATCATCCCAAATTGATATAAAGCTTCTTTTATGTCCAGAGCCATCAGGTCGCTGGAAAGATTGGTTTCTAGGCCATATTTTACTTTTTGAATTTCTTCCAGCGCTTTTAACAACGAATCGTAATGTCTGGTGTTGGTTACAATTGTTTCGTTGTTGCGTAAAGCACCAGTGTTGACAAACGATAATAATTTATTTTTTAATTCATCAATTCCTACTTTATTTTTAGCGGAAATAAATTGAAGTTGTGCGTTGTGTGTTGTGAGTTGTGTTTCAATTAACTTGATTTTTTCTTCTGAAAGCAAATCCATTTTATTGATAACAATCAAAAGTGGTTTTAAAGGAAATTGATTTTTAACTTTTTCAATCTCAATTTTTAGAGCTTCTAAACTCACAACCGATAACTCATAACTGTCAACTAAATAAAGAACCACTTGTGCCTGTTCTATTTTTTCGAAAGTTTTTTTGATTCCAATGCTTTCTACATAATCCTGAGTTTCACGAATTCCGGCCGTATCTATAAAACGGAAGCCGATTCCCCCAATGACTAATTCATCTTCGATAGTGTCACGAGTTGTTCCGGCAATGTCTGAAACAATGGCGCGCTCTTCATTCAACAAAGCATTCAAAAGGGTTGATTTTCCAACATTAGGTTCGCCTACAATGGCTACCGGAATTCCGTTTTTGATAACATTTCCAACAGCGAACGAATCTATTAATCGTTTTAAAACAAATTCGATTCTGTTCAATAATTCATTAAACTGACTTCTATCGGCAAATTCCACATCTTCTTCTGCAAAGTCTAATTCGAGTTCAATTAAAGAAGCAAAATTCAATAATTCTTCACGTAATTTGGCAATTTCATTCGAAAATCCGCCACGCATTTGCTGCATCGCAATTTGGTGTGAAGCTTCGTTGTCAGACGCAATTAAATCGGCTACGGCTTCGGCTTGTGATAAATCGAGTTTTCCGTTCAAGAAAGCACGTAATGTAAATTCTCCTGCATCGGCCATTCGACAGCCATTTCGAAGCAATAACTGAATAATTTGCTGCTGAATATAAGTAGAGCCGTGACAGGAAATTTCAACAGTATTTTCGCCAGTATAAGAATTAGGTCCTTTGAAAATAGAAACCAGTACCTGATCCAAAGTTTTTGCACCATCAACAATATGCCCTAAATGCAGCGTATGCGTTTTTTGCTTAGTTAAGTCTTTTTCCTTAATTGATTTAAAAACTGAATTAGCGATGCTGATGGCATCCTGACCTGAAATACGGATAACGGCAATGGCTCCGGCACCTGAAGCTGTGGCTAGTGCTACTATAGAATCGTTGTTTAGCATTTTCTTAATTATTGGTTGCAAAGGTACTAAATCTAATGAAGTATTGTTGAACAGCTCAATATAAAAGAATATTTTGTTGGGAATTAAAGCGTTAAAATTGTATCTTTATTTTATTAGTTGATCTTTAACTTTTAAGTAATTAAAAATGAAACGCATCTTATTTCCTACCGATTTTTCTGAAGCTGCAACCAATGCTTTTGTACATGCTTTAGAGTTTGCCAAAAGTGTTGATGGAGAGTTAGTGTTGCTGCACGCCTTTGATTTGCCTGTTTTTGACAGTCAGTATTTTCCGGAAAATTACATGTTGATATATGAATCAGTAGAATTGGCTGAATTTGAGGTTTTTAAAGATGAGTTGCCTAAACTGCACGCAATTGCTCAAAAACGCAATTTGAGTCATATTAAAATGACGCATCGATTGATGGACGGCGATTTATTGCACACCATAGAAAGAGCCATCAAAGAAGATCAAATTGATTATATCATTATGGGAACCGAAGGAGCTAAAAATTGGTCAGATTTACTGCTCGGTACGCAAACTACAGCGGTAATCTCTGATGTAAGTATTCCTGTTTTTAGCATTCCTGCTAAAGCAGTATTTAAACCTATAAAAAATATTGTTTTTACAACCCGATTTAGACCCAAAGATAAAATAGCATTGAAAGAAGTTTTAGTAATTGCTAAAAAAATGAAGGCAAAAATTAAATGTCTTTATGTGAAAAAAGACAGTTCGGATGTGACAAAAGAAACTATCAAAGAATGGGAAACCGAATTTGCTAATGAACCGATTGATTTTAATGTGATTTTTAGCGAAGAAGTCAAAGAAAGTATTTTGGATTTTATCATGTTTAAGGATGTCAATGTTTTGGTTATGTTGACTTACAAACGCAATTTTTTCGAAAATTTATTCCATCATAGTTTAACCGAAGATTGTGCTGCTCATTTAGATATTCCTATTCTGGCAATTCCAATAGAGTAATTTATTTTTGAAAAAGATGAAATATAGATCTAACAGATAATAAAGGATTATTATAAATTAAATTCCAGAATATTTAACCGCAGATTCGTAGATTTTTAAATATAATAAATCTACGAATCTGCGGTATTTTTTAATTTCAATCTGCGGGTTTCTCTTTAGTAGTATTGAGGTAATTTGTATATTAAGTTGTAAATTTTGTCAATTTGAGGTTTAGCTGGTTTATATTTGTATCTCATTTGTTATATTATGGATATTTATAAATCTAAGCTTACTTTTTTTACTGGTGAATTAAACAAAATCAACAAAAAATACAATACAATCAGTTTGTTTCGATTGTTGAGCATTTTTCTGTTTCTAGCTTCAATCTATTTTTACATTCAAAAATCGGAAGGATTTTGGATTCTTTTGGCAGTGATATTTTTTACTTCCTTTTTGTTTTTAATGCGAATTCATTCCCGATTGTCTTTTCAAAGACTTTTAACAAAGGCATTGTTGCAAATTAGTGAAGATGAAATTTCGTTTTTAAAAAGAGAAAAAATCCCTTTTGAAAACGGAGTGGAATTTCAGGATTTTCACCATCCTTATGCCTATGATTTGGATATTTTCGGAGAACATTCCTTGTTTCAGAATCTAAACAGAACCGCTACTTTTATTGGTAAAAAAATATTTGCAACATCTTTATTGTATAAGGCGACTAATGACAAGATTATAGCTAATCAGCAAGCCGTAAAAGAATTAACTGAAAAGTTAGATTGGCGTCAGGAGTTTTTGGCTTTTGCCAAAGTAAGTCAGGACAATCAAAGTAGTTATGAAGCTTTGTTGAAATGGAGTAAAAGTTCCCGTTCGGATTTATCAAAAACGGCAATTGTTCTTTCTTATGTTTTTCCTGCTTTGTTTTTAGGAACATTGATTGCGTATTTGATTACTAACAGCATTATATTTTTGAGTTGTATGTCGTATGTGTTTGTTATTAATTTAATTTTTCTGGGAAAATTTTTTAAACGAATTCAAAGCGAAATTGCAAATGCCGATAACATTGATAAAATTATTGCCCAATATGGTTTGTTGGTAAAAAAAATTGAAGACGAAAAATTTCATTCTCAAAAGTTAATTGATTTGCAAAAAAGACTTCAATTTAAATCAGCCAATGCAAGTACACATTTTAAAAAATTATCAGAGTTGTTTTCAAGAATGGATACTATTGCAAATTTAGTTACAGCTACAGTTTTCAATGGTACGTTTCTCTTTAATTTTCATGTTTTAAAAGCATTATTAAAGTGGAAAAAAGAGCATTCTGAAGCTATTGAAGATTGGTTAATTGTAATTGGCGAATTCGAAAAACTCAACAGTCTGGCTAATTTTTCATATAACAATCCGGATTTTGTTTTCCCAACTATTAATTCCGACTATAAAATTGGTTTTTCTAATTTGAGTCATCCTTTGTTAAATCCAAAAACGAGAGTAGGGAATGATACTCTTTTTTATCCGCAATCATTTATGATTTTAACGGGTTCTAATATGTCCGGAAAAAGTACTTTTTTGAGAAGCTTAGGGATTAATATGGTCTTGGGCGGTATGGGTTGTGTAGTTTGTGCTTCAGAAGCTACGATTCATCCTTTGCCGGTTTTAGTTTCCATGCGATTATCTGATTCTTTGTCTGATAGTGAATCGTATTTCTTTGCTGAAATAAAACGCTTAAAACAAATTATGGATTGTTTGGAAGTTGAGCCAGCTTTTGTTTTGCTTGACGAAATTTTAAGAGGTACTAATTCGGATGATAAACGCAACGGAACTATCGAAGTGCTAAAAAAAGTAATTGCTAAAAAAGCGATTGGTGCTATTGCGACACACGATATTGAAGTTTGTTTGACTACCAATGATTATCCGGAAATTTTAAGCAATAATTGTTTTGAAGTTGAAATTAAAGACAATGATTTGCATTTTGATTACAAATTAAGAGAAGGTATTTGTAAAAATAAAAGTGCTACTTTTTTAATGAAGAAAATGGAGGTTATCTAATTCTGAACAAGAATTTTAAAACGAAAAAAAACCGCTTTTCTAGGAGGAATCGCGGTTTTTTAAATATAAAAAATGGTTGGTTAATAGAGGCACAATGATAAGTATTATATTTGAATATCAAAAATAAAACTTAATATTTTCTTAATTTTATTTTAACTATTTAGCATTACCGGCATAACAAGCATAGTTACTGTTTCACCTTCTTCTAATCCGTCAATTGGAGTTAAAATTCCGGCACGATTTGGTAATGACATTTCAAGCATAATCATGTCTGATTGTAAGTTAGTTAGCATTTCTGTAAGGAAACGAGAGTTGTAACCTATTTGCATATCATCACCTTGGTAATCACAAGTTAACCTTTCTTCGGCTTTGTTGGAATAATCAATATCTTCGGCAGAAACATTCAATTCAGCACCGGCAATTTTCAAACGAATTTGGTGTGTTGTTTTATTCGAAAAGATAGCCACACGACGTACAGAACTTAAAAACTGAGAACGGTCAATCATTAATTTGTTTGGATTTTCCTTTGGAATAACAGCCTCGTAATTTGGATATTTTCCATCAATCAAACGACACATTAACACGTAGTTGTCAAAAGAAAAAGTAGCATTCGAATCGTTGTATTCAATTTTTACTTCAGCGTCTGATGTAGAAAGAATATTTTTTAAAATAGTCAATGGTTTTTTAGGCATAATAAAATCAGCAACGTGAGATGCAGTAACATCAGTACGAGCGTATTTTACTAATTTATGAGCATCAGTAGCAACAAAAGTCAAACCTTGAGGTGAAAACTGGAAGAATACTCCTGACATTACCGGACGCAAATCGTCGTTTCCGGCAGCAAAAATAGTTTTACTAACCGCAGTTGCCAAAACATCGGCAGGAACTAAAGTTACTGATGGATCATCTAAGTTGATTGCTTTAGGGAATTCTTCTCCAGGAGCATAGGCTAAGGCATATTTTCCAGAGTTAGAACTAATTTCTATCGTGCTATTTTCTTCTACAGTAAAAGTCAAAGGTTGTTCCGGGAAAGTTTTTAAAATTTCCAAAAGCAATTTAGCAGGTACGGCAACACTTCCTTTACTGGTAGAGTCGATTGACAAAGTAGCCGACATTGTTGTCTCTAAATCAGAAGAAGAAACAGTTAATTCGTTATTGTCTAATTCGAATAAGAAGTTATCCAAAATAGGCAAAGTATTGCTGCTGTTGATAACGCTTCCTAAAACCTGTAATTGCTTTAATAAGTAGGAACTCGATACTATAAATTTCATATGAAGATTATATTTGTTTTTTATTGTAAAATGGTATCTTTTATTAGAATTTGCAAAAGATACATTTTTACAAATATATCGTAAACAAATCTAGTTTTGAAAATTTTTTATTAACATCTATCTGCTGTATTTGCGCTTTCTTAAAAAACTAAATACGGCTCCAAAAAGTGTTAAAATTAGAATTGGAAGCCCGATAGTTATGACTTGCGTCTGAGTGTAGTTTTCGAAAACTTTCTCTTTGTCTAATAAAGGCAAATCTAAATCTTTGCTTCGAATGTTAATAAGTCCGCTGTCATCAAGCAGGTAATTGACGCAGTTAAGCAGGAAATCTTTATTGTCGTATAAATTTCCCGAGCGTTGATCAAATCCTAATTCAACAGGAGCAAAGTTTTTATCCAATTGGTTTTTGATAATATCGCCATCCGAAATCACAATCATTTTGTTGCTTTTTCCTGTGGATTCAAAATCGTTTTGTTTGAAAGCTAGAACTCTGTTTTCAAATGCTGAATGGAATTTTCCTTCGAGTAACACCGCCATAGGAATATTTCCGGTATTGATGTAATGATTGGGGCTGGTTTCTTCGGCTACAATATTCAAATTGACTTCTGTAGGTGTTCCTGTTTTTTTAGAATATTGAGACGATTGTAATAAAACCGTTTTCTTGATTCCGTTTTTCAAAGTGTCAATTGGATTCGCAAAATCAAATTTGATTCCGCCCAGGTTTTTCACAATAGGATGCTTGCTTGCCGGATAAACTAAAGGAGCAAATTTCCAGTTGAAGGTCTGGTATTGGGTAGCACTTCCTTGTTCTCCTGTGGCTAGTTTTATAGGACTTCCTTGTTCGTCTTTTACAATATCAGGATTGATTCTGATACCGTATTTAAAGAACATATCGTTCAAATTCAAATCTCTTGGAAAAGCTAAAGTTGCTCCGGCATCGTTGTACAAACTATCCATTTCTACAGCTACCTGATCTACCAGCCACATGGTTTTTCCACCATTGATGATGAATTGATCTAAAACTTGTTTTTCACTATCAGAGAAAGTCTCAGTAGGTTTGGCAATAATAGCTAAATCGTATTTTTGCAAGGCTTCTAAACTGCCAACAGGATTCTTGGCAACTGAATCCAAAGTAAATGGGCCAATGTGGTAACTTTCTCTTATTTGCAACAAGAATTTAGCAATTAAAACATCCTGAATTTCTCCGTTTCCTTTGATTACCGCAATCTTTTTTTGTTTCTCTTTGGTAATTTTATTCAGAGCATCGGCTATCGAATATTCTAAATGCTGAACGGAGCCAATTACTTTTTCGGTGGTGGAAGCACCCATAATGTTTTTTAAGAGCGGAATATTCACTTCCTTATTGTGATATACAGCAATTGCCCATGGAAAAACCATTGCCTGCGATTGTTTTCCTTTGTCGTCAACGGTAATGTTTACAGGAGTCATACCTTTCATGTACAACGCTTTGATGTTGTTCATGCTTTCGTCTTCATTTTCTAAAGGATTCACAAATTCGAAAACAATATTCGAATTGTAAGCTTGAAATTCTTCTAATAATTCCTTGGTTTCCTGTTGTAATCTTTTGAATTCGGCAGGTAAATCACCTTCCATATAAATTTTTATCGAAAGCGGTTCTTTGACCTCTTTGATAATATTTAAAGAAGTTTGAGATAAGGTATATCTTTTGTCTTTGGTTAAATCAAAACGATGAAAAAAGTAATTACCAACAATATTTAATACTAACAGAATTGCAATTGTAATTACGACTGATTTAAGATTTCTTTTTTTGGCAGCTATCATTACAATTTAAAAGATTTAAGTTGGTAAACAGTAAATGACAGAAACGCTGTCATTACACTTATAAAGTAAATAATGTCTCTGGTGTCAATCACGCCACGGCTCATACTTTTAAAATGAGCCTGCATTCCTATGGCTGAAATAATCGAAGAAAAAGAAGGAATGATGCTCGAAAAACCGTCAAATCCAAAATAGAAAAAGAAACACAAAAACACCGAAAGTATAAAAGCTACAATTTGGTTATCAGAAAGGGTAGAAGTGAAGATTCCTATTGCAGAATAAGCTCCAATTAAGAATAAAAGTCCAAAATAAGAACCAATAGTGCTTCCCATATCGATATTGCCTTCGGGCATTCCTAAAGTTGAAATTACTTTGACATAAATAAATGTTGGGATAATGGCTATGATTATTAAAAGTACAGCACCCAGAAATTTACCGTTGGTTATTTGCCAAACAGACAGAGGTTTAGTCAGTAATAATTCCAATGTTCCCTGTTTTCTTTCGTCAGAGAAAGAGCGCATGGTTACTGCCGGAATCAGGAAAATTAAAATCCAAGGCGCAAGCGTAAAAAACGGAGACATATCGGCAAAACCTGAGTTAGGAATATTGTAATCTCCTTCAAAAACCCACAGAAATAATCCGTTGGTGATTAGAAAAATGGCGATCACTAAATAACCTATGGGCGAACCAAAAAAGGATTTAATTTCACGTAATAATAGGGCTTTCATTCTTTATGAGTTAATAGTTATGAGTTATAAGCTTTATAAACATTTTTTTTCTACTTCAAAAATCATAAATCGTTAATCAACAATCTATCCCGATGGCTATCGGGACTTAATTCTTAAATTCTATGGTTACCACATCGCGGTAATTCAATCCCAGTAAGCTGTTTGCTGAACCTACTTTAGAAGGATTGCTTCTAAAAATGGCAATTTCCAGAAACCCCGCTTCGTTAAAAATGGCGAGTTGTTCTCCTTCATAATTTTTGATTGGGTATTTGTCTGAAATGGCAATTGCCGAATAATTAGGCAATATGGTTTTGATGTTTTTGGTCTTCATCTGGATTTCATACGGTCGGCCTTTAGCCACTTCCAGAAATTGTTTTTTGTTGATATTGGTCACCACATTTCCAAAATGATCTATATAAATAACATGTCCTTTCAGGCTGTTATTGTCATTGGAGGCTACGGCTTTCATTTCGGTTACTTCTTTGACCGCATTGATTTCTTTTCCAATAACATTCAGTAAACCACCACGGGCAATATGGCAAGCCACTGTGACAAAAACATCTAGTCCTGAAGCATCGTTTGGTAAACGGTCATGTATGTTGATGGCTACAATTTTTTGAGGAACAATCTTTTGCGAAAGCATGCTTAAAATTCCATTATCTGCAGCAATAAAGTAAGAATCGTTCCATTGCATTACAATGTGCTGGTTTTCCTTATTTAATTCCATATCCACACCAATCAGGTGAATGGTTCCTTTAGGAAAACTAGGGTAGGCTGCACCAATGATGTAACTGGCTTCAACAGTGTTAAACGGGTCTATATCATGTGAAATATCAATAATTTGGGCTTCCGGATACTCAGATAAAATTTTCCCTTTTAATGCACCAACAAAGTGATCTTTCAAGCCGTAATCGGTAGTAAGGGTAATTATTGACATATTTTTGTTTATAACTATTGGTG
Protein-coding sequences here:
- the gldF gene encoding gliding motility-associated ABC transporter permease subunit GldF; translated protein: MKALLLREIKSFFGSPIGYLVIAIFLITNGLFLWVFEGDYNIPNSGFADMSPFFTLAPWILIFLIPAVTMRSFSDERKQGTLELLLTKPLSVWQITNGKFLGAVLLIIIAIIPTFIYVKVISTLGMPEGNIDMGSTIGSYFGLLFLIGAYSAIGIFTSTLSDNQIVAFILSVFLCFFFYFGFDGFSSIIPSFSSIISAIGMQAHFKSMSRGVIDTRDIIYFISVMTAFLSFTVYQLKSFKL
- a CDS encoding SAM hydrolase/SAM-dependent halogenase family protein gives rise to the protein MSIITLTTDYGLKDHFVGALKGKILSEYPEAQIIDISHDIDPFNTVEASYIIGAAYPSFPKGTIHLIGVDMELNKENQHIVMQWNDSYFIAADNGILSMLSQKIVPQKIVAINIHDRLPNDASGLDVFVTVACHIARGGLLNVIGKEINAVKEVTEMKAVASNDNNSLKGHVIYIDHFGNVVTNINKKQFLEVAKGRPYEIQMKTKNIKTILPNYSAIAISDKYPIKNYEGEQLAIFNEAGFLEIAIFRSNPSKVGSANSLLGLNYRDVVTIEFKN